The window ACCGACACGGCAGTGCAGCTCCACGCGTATGAACGCGCCCGGCGCGGAATGGATGCGGGGTCTGTGGCGGCGACCGGAGGGACTTTCGTTACCCTGAGCGAGAACGAGCAGAGATATTACTCCGGGCTTCACGCGCTGTGCCGGGCGGACAGCTCAGGAAACTGTCTGCGGCCAAAGTGGCGGAGCTTTTTCCGCGCGTCGCAGCTGCCGACCGAAGCGCTGCACCAAGTAAGTTGCGTTACGCGCGCGCCTAAATGGGATGTAAGCAAACGCGCACAAGCGCACGGAACCGCCCCGTGCTTGTTCTGGCACGAGCGCCTCGGGTTTACATCAGGGCTCGTACCGGGCTGCGGCCGCGTGCTGCATCTGTCGCGTATGTCTTGGGGACGTAGACCCACATTGCTGGCGCTCGCGTGTTGGACTCAGCGCACGTGCTTGTGCATGGACCGGTTTCCTCGTCGCATGTTCGTACCCGAGACGTCGCGGACACGCGGGGGGTGCAGCAGCGGTAGTGTGACGGAGCTTACAGAGGGCAGCTCGCGCTGCCTCGCTGTGTCGGGCTCGTGAGTAACCAGCGCTGCAACGAAGTTCTGACGCgccgcgcacacacagtgcaccCGCATTTCGTGAACTCCCGCCTCGTGCTCCTGTCTCGGACCTGGAGTCTGAAGTCCTGGTTGTCCGGATATTGAATTCTTGCATGTTGGGAATCACTGATGTAATCACGCGGCACGACGCTAGTCAAACGCACCTTTCCCCGCGTGACTGCCACCGTGACTGAGGTCGTCGCGAGGCCTAACGCTTTCACTGCACAATCCGTTCTCGGTGTCTGACGTATTTACCGGTGAAGCGCGTGTTTTTCGCGTCAAGCCCGAGAGCCTGTGAAATATCTTGCGAGTAAAGGCTGACAGAGTCGCGGGGTTACAGAAGTTTAGTCCCAGGCTAAAACAGACTGTTTACACACCgccttacagtgtgtgtgtgtgtgtgtgtgtgtgtgtgtgtgtgtgtgtgtgtgtgtgtgtgtgtgtgtgtgtgtgtgtgtgtgtgtgtgtgtgagtgtgagagagtgtgtgtgtgtgtgtgtgtgtgagagagtgtgtgtgagagagagagagaatgtgtgtgagagttggTGTTGTTAAATGGAGATGGCAGGAAGGGTGCTACCCCAGTTACAGAGATAACGTTCCCACCAGCCGCTTTTCTGCAGAACACACTCAGTACTCCCATTACTCCAAACCACACCACAGATTAGTCCAGGGTGCCTTCAACCAGCTACAAAGTGAAGATAGTTTAGCACCAGGTACATTTAGCCATcgccatccccccccccccccccccccccaaaacagcCTCCTGCTATTGTGTGTCTATACATGTGCAGGAAGTGCAGTTTGGTCCTCTGCTCTTTTTCCTATTCCCACATGACGACTACTGactcatttccacacacacacacacacacacacacacacatacagacacacacatacacacacacacacactcacacatacagacacacacatacacacacatacacacatgaaaatacagacacacaaaaatatatgcacacacacacacacacacacacatacagacacaaatacacacacatacagacacatacagacacacacatgaaaatacacacacacacacacatacagacacacacacacacaaacagacacacacacaaacacacacacacacacacacatatacagacacacatacagacacacacatacagacacatagagaccacacacacacatatagacacacacatgaaacacacacacagacacacacacaaaaatatacgcacacacacacacacaccacacattaaTATTAATCTGTTTTCATGTGCTGCTCTTGTTTATTTTGGAGCTCACATTCAAACAGGAAGTATGACATGAGCGTGCTGTGACTGATGGTCAAAGCAGCTGTGGGGGCACTGGCCTATTTCATTTCAAGCCAGCACTTAAATGGCACTCAAATGGCACTCAAATGCAGCACTTGCTTGCACTCAAATAAATTCTCTGTAGTGTTTTGCTGAAAGGCTACAGTATATGCAATTTAGTCTGTCTACTATCATACTGTTGATACTACTGCTACTATTTGTTTACCATTGAAGTAATTATGATTATTACTGATGCTTCTAatagtactactactacactactattatacattatataccactgtactactacactactattaTACTACCACTGTACTGCTACTACACTACTGTTATACTACCACtgtactactacactactattatactaccactgtactactacactactattaTACTACCACTGTACTACTACACTACTGATATACTACCACTGTACTGCTACTACACTACTGTTATACTACCACTGtactactacactactgttATACTACCACTGTACTGCTACACTACTGTTATACTACCACTGTACTGCTACTACACTACTGTTATACTACCACtgtactactacactactattaTACtaccactgtactgtactactacactactgttatactaccactgtactactacactactgttatactaccactgtactactacactactgttATACTACCACTGTACTACTACTCACTACTATTTATTATACTACTGTTCTACTACACTACTATTATACTACTACtgtactactacactactattaTACTACTACTGTTCTACTACACTACTATTATACTACCACTGTACTACTagttctacacacaatacacacacagcaggaacaggatgttcACGTATGTACACACGGCACCTACCCAGATGAACCTGACTGACCTGTCAAACCTGGGTGTAGTAATCCTGAGCGTCCTCATAGGTTCAGTCACATCTTACATCTTCACATCCTCACCCCTTCGGCTGTGGAAATGCATCGCCATGGaaacctgtggccatggaaacTCTGGCTGTAGGTTTCCAACACATTTACAGTGAGAACTGAATGTGAAATAGTCCTTTAGTTGTTAGGAACTCTAGGAACTCCTACTAGCAGTGTACGTTTCTATAGTGGTTGTAGAGGATGTGACAAACATTGTGTGTTCATATAGCTGTTAGTATTGTGTTTTAGTATTAGCAGTggttaacaacaacaacaacaacaacaataataataataatataataataacacttGTAGTCAGGAATCAGTGTTAAGTATGACAATATATCAGTCATTCTGAGTGTTTTGATTCTAGTTCTATgtgtaatgtatatataatgtatatatatttgtttttatctgtttataGGTTGCGTTGATCAATATGTGgcgtgagtggtgtgtgtgtgtgtgagtggttgtgtgtgtgtgtgtgtgtgtgtgtgtgtgtgtgtggtttgcttCCCTAACCCTTAAcaccatgtctctctctctctctctctctctctctccctctctctcctctctctctctctccctctccctctctccctctctctctctccctctccctctctctccctctctctctccttctctctccctctctcccctctctctctctctctctctctctctctctctctctccctctctctctctctctctctctctctccctctctctcctctctctctctccctctctcccctctctctctctctctctctctctcctctctccctctctctctccttctctctctctctctccctcctctctctctctctctctctctctctctctctctctctctctcctctctccctctctctctctctcccttccctctctccctctctctctctctccctctccctctctccctctctctctctccctctccctctctctccctctctccttctctctccctctctccctctctctctctctctctctctcctctctcgtctctctctctctctctctctccctctctctctcgctctctctctctccctctctccctctctctctctctccctctcctctctccctctctctctctctctctctctctccctctccctctctctccctctctctctccttctctctccctctctcccctctctctctctctctctctctctctctctctctctctctcttttcattcaAGCTGCATTGACATGActctctttgtttatttttgtttatttttgccaaAGCAATAACATGACAAGAACAGATGCATTCACAAATACTTAAAGTGATTTATGGTTTTGTTCATGATTCATTCAACAttgtaaaatatgattttaactTATCTAAAAGGAAATTACACTAGTGACcttaaaatgtttacagaaaCTAATATAAAGTAACAATATAAAACAGATTATTATGCACATGACCGCCTTGGCCTGCGCGTGACCGCCTCTGCCTGCGCGTGACCCCCTTGGCCTGCGCGTGACCCCTCGGCCTGCGCGTGACCGCATCTGCCTGCGCGTGACCCCCTCGGCCTGCACGTGACCGCCCTCAGAATCTCGTTCACAATGATCATGCATGTTACAATAACGTAGCCATTCATAAGGATTAAACACCAGGAAGGATAAATATGCCGACCTGCTTGGTCTGTATACTCAGATAGTCAGTATGGTCTCTGCTTCAGTGTTTTCGTTTAAGACTATTCCCAATTTAgacctttattttgaagttTTGTTACAGTTTGCACTGACGTGAATTCAGTGTTAGAActaggtgggggggggggtcccaaCAGGGCTGTGAGCAATGCACTGAGACAGTGAATGATCAATACTCTGATTATTGTCCATATTTCTGCAGTTTATCTTTATTCAAGTGCTCACGTAAACAGCAAACTCTAATTTATTATATCAGATTAGGCAATAATAGTATTTCTTGACATCTGATAAAGAGAGGTGGATTTTTGCTCAGTAACCGGGTTTTTCATTGGATGTGTCACAAATGTCTGATTTTCAGACTGTCCTCTCGCGAACCCGGGTAGACGGAGCTGTACAGGAACTGCCAGGGTCATTTTTAACAGCCAACccatagaaaaataaaacaaatttctaAGAAGGCAGTGTGAAACCATAGCAACCGTGCTGGCCATATTTGCAAGTAAAATGACTCGatgcttttaaaaaaggatGTGACAGGAAGTTTTAAGTTTCTGAGTCTGGCAGATCAGATTACTGCCCCACTCATATAGACTGTCAGACCCAGGTACACTCAGAGTTTTCACAGGTCTGATTACATTTCAGGTCTGATTACGTGTTAATCGGATTACTGATGTGTTCTGATGGTTTACTGTAGGTTACAGAGGTTGTCTCTTTGTAGAATGGAGTGACTGGCTAGCGGATGGTTAGGGAGATAGTCTCTCTGCAGGTTGAAGTGATAGTCTCTCTGCAGGTTGTAGTAAATGTCTCTCTGCAGGTTGTAGTGACTGTGTCTCTGCAGGTTGTAGTGATTGTCTCTCTGCAGGTTGTAGAGATTGTCTCTCTGCAGGTTGTAGAGATTGTCTCTCAGCAGGTTGAGATGGTTGTGTCTCTGTAAATTGTGGTGATTGTCTATCTGCCGGAATggccagttctctctctgtgggttgagactgctctctctctgtgggttgagactgctctctctctgtgggttgagactgctctctctctccaggttgAGACTGCTCTCTCCTGTGGGTTGAGACTGCTTCTCTGCGGGTTGAGACTGCCCTCTTTCTGCGAGTtgagactgctctctctctgcggGTTGAGACTGCGCTCTTTCTGCGGGTtgagactgctctctctctgtgggttgaaactgctctctctctgtgggttgGGACTGCTCTCTCTCAGGTTGATGCTCCTCAGATGAGTGTTGACTTAATCCACCAAACTCATATGGTCTTTCAACCACTTGGAGTATTTGATCAAAGCTGTCCAGAACTGAGACCAGAACGGACTCGGCGCCTTGAAACATGACCATTCCActattataaacatttacagtcAGGGTCCCTGCCTGGACATTTACCTTGATCTGTCTTCCCTTTTCTAAAGGATTCTGGGTGCTATTCACATAGTACACACAGATCGCGTTGTGCCAGGCGTCCGTGCGGTGTGTATATAGTAGGAGATTTGTAACAATTGCATTCTCTCCTTGCTTGGAATCTGCGATGAGTTTTTCAGGATTCCTTGTTAGGTACGTTTGTTTGGGTATTTTGTTTCCCTCATCATCCAGGTAGTCGATTATATGTTCACGGAGTCTTCTCCTGTTTTCCTGAGACTTTGCCATAGCTCGTGTGTGATTATTCATAAAATGATTAGATAGATCAACACATTAACAGAAGCACTAATGTTCCAGAGACTTAAATATTGAACAGCAAATCTTTTCAGTAGTCTGTAGAGATCGATGTTCTTACCTTAGTCTTCCAGCGCAGCACAGTTTTCCGTTTTTTGCTCTCAGCTAGTAGTTTCGTTTTCGGAATACAGTCAGATAAGTTATTTCCAAATTTCGCAGTTCCCCATTTAGGAAGGATGTAGACCGTGCTTGATTGTCCAAAGGTTGTTTTattcacttttgtaagtcgctctggataagagcgtctgctaaatgccgtaaatgtaaatgtaaaattcaaaAATACGGATTGAAGAGCCAAGCCAAGTATTTCGCTACGAGCAGCATTtctctgtgtcacacacactctcacacacgcacacacacacccagaacaaACTTCCTTTTAGAATCACATACTGATGTCACCACCCGCTAGTTCAGACAAGCAGTCATGGCAGATAGATAAACAGGCGGATAAACGGCAGGTAAACGATCACAAAGTTGTTACCAAGAAacctatttattttaatgctaatCATCCTAGTATGCTAATATATTCTAATACACTAGTCATGTGCTATTACCACCATTTATTGTTAGGCAGCCACTCAATGAGCCTGTTATTACTGTGAGTACATTCATTAATGACATGAATTAAACAGTGGGGCCAGGAACAGGCAGAGCTGACTGTAGACAACAGTCAGTAGACCACAGAGAGTCCTGGAAATCAACCATCAGTAGCAGGCGATAAAGGGTCACTGCAGGAATATCCACAACCATGAACTAGGAACTGAACCAGTGCCTGGACAAGCAGGGCCATGTCACATGACCGCCTAGCCAACACAACCCATCTAGTGGGTGTGACGCTGAAAGCACAGTCAGACGCTTGCGGATAAAAGGCAGgagttttattacattattataatcCGGATCCGTGGTGGTTAAActagccagggtcagaaccagacTGATACAGTCCAGGGTAATCGCAGTCATAGAGGTAAACAGTCCGAGACCAAAGCAGTAACACAGGCAAGCAAATCCAacaaggggcaggcaaaaatcgtAGTCAAGAAACGGGAAAAGCAGGTCAAACACACAGGAGGTCAGAAACATGAATGGTGTGTTCAGTCTTAAGATGGCTTAtatacagcaggtgaaataagtattgaacatgtcaccaattttctaagtaaatatatttctaaaggtgctgttgacatgaaattcaACAACCCATCcagtccacacatgcaaagaaatcaagccatagatgtccataaattaagttgtgtgtaataatgagaaatgacacaggaaaaagtattgaacccATGAAGaaagaggtgcaaaaagccttggaatgacaccagctgaactctatcagtaattagaaagcaatcctgccacttgGTGCAAAGTAATATCAgatggttcaactgatggcctgtaaaaaggtgtctcattactAAGGAGCCACACAAGAAccatctcatgatgggtaaaacctgtGAGCTCTCTCATGACCTTcacaaccttattgttgcaaaacatactgatggcatttggttacagaagaatatctaaactactgaaggttccagtgagcactgctGGGGCCATAATctggaagtggaaagaacataaTTTCACCAGAAACTTTGCCACGATCAAGTGCTCTCTGCAAGACTTCAGACAGATGAGTGAAAAGAATCATCAGAGGAGTTGTCCAAGAACCAAGGACCACCcgtggagagctacagaaagacctggaatcagcaggcacaattgtttcaaagaaaacaataagtaatgcactcaacctccCTGGCCTGTTTGCACGCTCACcacgcaagactccattgcATGTTGAAGCgcgtttaaagtttgctcaacaacatttagacaagcatgtgaaatactgggagaatatagtctggtcagatgagaccaaaattgaactctttggatgccataatacacaccatgtttggaggtcaaaaggcactgcatatcaccccaaaagcgccataccaacagtgaagttcGTGGGTGGGAACATCctggtgtggggctgtttttcagcatatggaactggcacgcttcatatatctgaaggaaggatgaatggacaaacgtactgagacattcttgataaaaatctgctgccatctaccaggatgatgaagctgaaacgagggtggacatttcagcaagacaatgatcccaaacacacagccatggaaactctcaattggtttcagagaaagaactataaagctgctagaatggcccagccaatcacctgacctgaacccaactgaacatctacggaaggaactaaagctcagagttcatagaaggagccgACAGAAGCTTCAGgatttgaagtgtgtttgtgtggaagaatgggccaaaaatcacacctgagcaatgcatgcgacTAGTTTCTCCACACAGGAGACGTCTTGAAGCTGCcgtcaccaacaaaggcttttgtacgaagtattaaatacatttcagtaagtgtgttcaatactttttcctgtgtcatttctcattattacacacaacttaat is drawn from Electrophorus electricus isolate fEleEle1 chromosome 22, fEleEle1.pri, whole genome shotgun sequence and contains these coding sequences:
- the LOC113567737 gene encoding uncharacterized protein LOC113567737; translated protein: MAKSQENRRRLREHIIDYLDDEGNKIPKQTYLTRNPEKLIADSKQGENAIVTNLLLYTHRTDAWHNAICVYYVNSTQNPLEKGRQIKVNVQAGTLTVNVYNSGMVMFQGAESVLVSVLDSFDQILQVVERPYEFGGLSQHSSEEHQPEREQSQPTEREQFQPTEREQSQPAERAQSQPAEREQSQLAERGQSQPAEKQSQPTGESSLNLERESSLNPQRESSLNPQRESSLNPQRENWPFRQIDNHHNLQRHNHLNLLRDNLYNLQRDNLYNLQRDNHYNLQRHSHYNLQRDIYYNLQRDYHFNLQRDYLPNHPLASHSILQRDNLCNLQ